From Candidatus Poribacteria bacterium, a single genomic window includes:
- a CDS encoding SDR family oxidoreductase, which produces MADRLKDKIAVITGAARGIGAKSAELFAGEGAAVAIWDINAERGEATTQQIQASGGNALFCECDITDTAQIENAVAQVTSELGNPNVLFNNAGIAVVGELEEISEADWDRQYAVNVKSIYLVSRAIIPLMREAGGGSIINMASESAYVGFPMHPAYTSSKAAVVHLSRSMAVRYAEDNIRVNSLCPGTINTELYQEFLSKQPDPEAINKEIKEMHPLGIGEPEDIAWAAVYLASDESRYMTGAPMLVEGGILSL; this is translated from the coding sequence ATGGCAGACCGACTTAAGGACAAAATCGCAGTTATTACAGGTGCAGCGCGAGGTATTGGTGCGAAAAGCGCGGAACTTTTCGCAGGTGAAGGTGCAGCTGTCGCTATTTGGGATATCAACGCCGAGCGCGGCGAAGCGACTACGCAACAGATTCAAGCCTCCGGTGGAAACGCCCTTTTCTGTGAGTGTGATATAACAGACACAGCACAAATAGAGAACGCTGTTGCACAGGTCACGTCCGAGCTTGGCAATCCAAATGTGCTGTTCAACAACGCCGGTATTGCTGTCGTAGGTGAATTAGAAGAGATCTCTGAGGCAGACTGGGATCGGCAATACGCCGTCAATGTGAAAAGCATCTACCTCGTCTCACGGGCGATAATCCCGTTGATGCGCGAAGCCGGTGGTGGTTCGATTATCAATATGGCGAGTGAATCTGCCTACGTCGGGTTTCCGATGCACCCCGCCTATACCTCTTCCAAAGCGGCTGTCGTACACCTCTCACGCAGCATGGCGGTTCGGTACGCTGAAGATAACATCCGTGTTAACAGTCTCTGCCCCGGCACGATCAACACTGAACTCTATCAAGAATTCCTATCCAAGCAGCCAGACCCAGAGGCAATCAACAAAGAAATCAAAGAGATGCATCCGTTGGGCATCGGCGAACCGGAAGATATCGCTTGGGCAGCAGTCTATTTAGCCTCCGACGAATCAAGATATATGACAGGTGCTCCGATGCTCGTTGAGGGTGGAATCCTCTCGCTTTAA
- a CDS encoding dienelactone hydrolase family protein codes for MQICNALMLGIIVTGLLFISNAGADSIKTELEKSPRHGEWVKVTTPDGRVVNTFVVYPEVKEPATAIIVIHEIFGLTDWIRLVGDRLASEGFVAICPDLLSGMGPNGGGTESFDSGDDVRRTIRELSPSQVTSDLDAIQKYARDLPSTNEKVAVSGFCWGGGQTFSYAVDSDTIAAGFVFYGRAAAPENIPKISAPIYGFYGESDNRINATIDATKAAADAANVTYDPVIYEGVGHAFLRRGMAEDANDAQKAATKAAWERWVSLLREL; via the coding sequence ATGCAGATATGCAACGCCCTCATGTTAGGCATCATTGTTACCGGTTTATTGTTCATTAGTAATGCAGGGGCTGACAGCATAAAGACCGAACTCGAAAAATCACCGCGCCACGGCGAATGGGTAAAAGTCACGACCCCGGATGGGCGTGTTGTCAATACGTTTGTTGTTTATCCAGAGGTAAAAGAACCAGCAACGGCTATCATCGTTATCCACGAAATTTTCGGACTCACCGATTGGATTCGCCTCGTGGGAGACAGACTTGCCTCCGAAGGCTTTGTCGCAATCTGCCCTGACTTGCTTTCCGGCATGGGACCTAATGGCGGTGGCACAGAGAGCTTCGATTCCGGTGATGATGTCCGACGGACTATCCGAGAACTCTCACCCTCTCAAGTCACATCAGATCTGGATGCCATCCAGAAATATGCCAGAGATCTCCCTTCAACCAATGAAAAGGTTGCTGTTTCCGGCTTCTGCTGGGGAGGCGGTCAAACGTTCAGCTACGCTGTCGATTCCGATACAATAGCCGCTGGCTTCGTGTTCTACGGTCGCGCCGCAGCCCCGGAAAACATCCCCAAAATATCAGCACCCATATATGGCTTTTATGGCGAGAGTGACAACCGCATCAATGCCACAATTGATGCCACCAAAGCCGCAGCCGATGCCGCAAACGTTACCTACGACCCCGTCATTTATGAAGGGGTTGGCCACGCTTTCCTGAGACGCGGTATGGCAGAAGACGCAAACGACGCACAGAAAGCTGCTACCAAAGCCGCATGGGAACGGTGGGTATCCCTCCTACGAGAACTTTAA
- a CDS encoding anti-sigma factor: MVNTLPLFSIEDMNHQKIQKELSAYLDNELTPTVREQVETHLHSCDECSEMLSAFQNNRQMIANLAQPVPSTLKETVMAKIHAGFQDELSGYLDDELVPAMRERIEAHLHSCDECSEMLSAFRQNRERIKMFARPAPVSIADTVMAKIHEQAAKTASEESTRTPWLSDIGQWLPDFGRWFLRPVTAGATGILTLVLILGALYFYPTTPQYDETLDFYYGLYTEQLEDNPLKSNVGSPLSLESLPPETIEEAEEQVLDFFVEN, encoded by the coding sequence GTGGTAAACACTTTACCTCTATTCTCGATTGAAGACATGAACCATCAAAAAATTCAAAAGGAATTATCAGCCTATTTAGATAATGAATTAACTCCGACTGTGCGCGAGCAGGTTGAAACACACCTACACTCTTGCGACGAGTGTTCCGAAATGTTGTCGGCGTTCCAAAACAATCGTCAGATGATCGCAAACCTCGCGCAGCCGGTGCCATCAACGCTTAAAGAGACAGTGATGGCAAAAATACATGCTGGATTCCAAGACGAGTTATCAGGCTATTTAGACGATGAATTGGTGCCTGCTATGCGCGAGCGGATTGAAGCACACCTGCATTCCTGCGACGAGTGCTCCGAAATGCTGTCAGCGTTCCGCCAAAATCGCGAGCGAATCAAAATGTTTGCGCGTCCCGCTCCGGTATCTATTGCTGACACAGTAATGGCGAAAATACACGAACAAGCCGCAAAGACGGCGTCCGAGGAATCCACACGCACACCATGGCTATCAGATATCGGACAATGGCTACCGGATTTTGGACGCTGGTTTCTCCGTCCCGTTACAGCAGGGGCAACAGGTATCTTAACGCTCGTACTGATTTTGGGAGCACTCTACTTTTATCCAACTACGCCCCAATATGACGAAACACTTGATTTCTACTACGGACTTTATACTGAGCAACTTGAAGACAACCCATTGAAGTCAAATGTCGGCAGCCCGCTCAGTCTGGAATCTCTACCTCCAGAAACCATCGAAGAGGCTGAAGAACAGGTTCTTGACTTTTTTGTGGAGAATTGA
- a CDS encoding DUF4956 domain-containing protein: MATLLDFLTLPPLVTLGADALRLILSFALSVFIVNIYQWTHTKVPQKSFTDTLIILCMLISVVMVIIGDSIARAFSLVGALSIIRFRTAIQDPRDIGFVFYALAVGMAVGAGNPSVAILATFLIGIIILAIYHWHQRFNSDNEFSLEFCLPPDQNFETVYRPLFDKHLVYERLIDKRVKKSQLVELTFRIKLANPQEWLTFFNELSGIENVTEVKMDKE, translated from the coding sequence ATGGCTACATTACTCGATTTTTTAACCCTACCACCGCTTGTAACACTTGGTGCTGACGCTCTTAGATTGATACTTTCCTTCGCGCTCAGCGTTTTTATTGTTAACATCTATCAGTGGACCCACACTAAAGTCCCACAAAAATCCTTTACCGACACCCTCATCATCCTGTGTATGCTGATTTCTGTGGTGATGGTGATTATCGGAGACAGTATCGCACGGGCATTTAGTTTAGTAGGTGCGCTGTCGATTATTCGGTTCCGTACTGCTATTCAAGACCCGCGGGACATCGGTTTTGTTTTTTACGCGTTAGCCGTTGGCATGGCAGTTGGTGCTGGAAATCCATCTGTCGCGATTCTGGCGACATTCCTTATCGGTATCATCATCCTTGCCATATACCACTGGCATCAACGCTTTAACAGCGATAACGAATTCAGCTTAGAGTTCTGTCTGCCGCCCGACCAGAATTTTGAAACCGTTTACCGTCCGCTTTTTGATAAACACCTCGTTTATGAACGCTTAATCGACAAACGGGTCAAAAAATCTCAATTGGTTGAACTAACCTTCCGGATTAAATTGGCAAATCCACAGGAATGGCTCACTTTTTTTAACGAACTCTCAGGAATTGAAAATGTTACAGAGGTAAAAATGGATAAAGAATGA
- a CDS encoding sigma-70 family RNA polymerase sigma factor, which translates to MPVATRRITMETYSETGKTEELDLAQEREIVLRCQKGDADAMGILVIQYQSWVYNIAYGILGHHQDAQDVAQDAFLSAWENIGKFQFRSRFSTWLYRIVKNKCLNHMDQYQRRKTDPMEIDDSQPWVPLDTATPEEAALRTEEKEIVHAALAKLKDSHREILVLRELRDLPYEEISEMLGCTLGRVKSRLHEARKALKKELERVEW; encoded by the coding sequence ATGCCTGTTGCAACCCGTAGAATTACTATGGAAACCTATTCGGAGACCGGCAAGACAGAAGAATTAGATCTCGCACAGGAACGTGAGATTGTTTTGCGGTGTCAAAAAGGTGATGCTGACGCAATGGGCATCCTCGTGATTCAGTATCAGAGCTGGGTTTATAACATCGCTTACGGTATACTCGGCCACCACCAAGATGCGCAAGATGTCGCACAAGATGCGTTCCTCTCCGCATGGGAAAATATCGGGAAATTTCAATTCCGATCCCGATTTTCCACATGGCTTTACCGAATCGTCAAAAACAAGTGTCTTAATCACATGGACCAGTATCAACGTCGAAAAACCGACCCAATGGAGATTGACGATTCACAACCGTGGGTTCCTCTTGATACAGCAACACCGGAAGAGGCAGCACTACGCACTGAAGAAAAAGAAATTGTCCACGCAGCCCTCGCGAAACTCAAAGACAGCCATAGAGAAATTCTGGTGCTGAGAGAACTGCGAGATCTACCTTATGAAGAAATATCCGAAATGTTGGGATGTACGCTCGGACGCGTCAAATCTCGGTTACACGAAGCCAGAAAAGCACTAAAAAAAGAACTGGAGCGAGTTGAGTGGTAA
- a CDS encoding multicopper oxidase domain-containing protein, which produces MNPNLTGRICRLLLFSNVRNLPFAFYALLMTMSTLLCFWTTPAESEIREYWIAAERVEWNYAPSGQNLIRPSMGLGVWGKALVYEKYRYIQYTDASYTTQVEQPVWMGILGPQLHVVEGDSVRVHFLNRADKPLSIHVHGLQYDEENEGADMKGSGAAVPPGDTFTYHWEADSDAAPGPNDPSSIVWLYHSHVDAVTEVYDGLIGTVVVTKKGMERSPEDPRPKDIDKSFTTLFLIFNENDREIVKNSQTEAYDSPEEAEEGNLKHAINGFIFGNLQGLEVEQDDRVRWYLIGLGTEVDMHTAHWHGQTVLNAGKRTDVVELLPGTMVTVDMTAKTPGNWLYHCHVADHITAGMNTRWRVVPRR; this is translated from the coding sequence ATGAACCCAAACTTAACAGGAAGAATTTGTAGACTCCTTCTGTTTTCTAATGTGAGAAACCTGCCATTTGCCTTTTACGCGCTTCTTATGACCATGAGTACGCTGCTGTGCTTCTGGACCACCCCTGCTGAATCCGAAATACGAGAGTATTGGATTGCTGCGGAAAGAGTTGAATGGAACTACGCACCGAGCGGACAAAATCTCATCAGACCGAGTATGGGGTTGGGCGTTTGGGGCAAAGCACTTGTGTACGAAAAATATCGCTATATTCAATATACCGATGCCTCTTACACGACCCAAGTCGAACAACCTGTGTGGATGGGTATCCTTGGACCGCAATTGCACGTCGTTGAAGGCGATAGTGTCCGAGTGCACTTTCTTAACCGCGCAGATAAGCCCCTCAGTATCCATGTACATGGGTTGCAATACGATGAAGAAAACGAGGGCGCGGATATGAAAGGATCCGGTGCCGCTGTGCCACCTGGGGACACCTTCACCTATCACTGGGAAGCAGACAGTGATGCCGCTCCCGGTCCGAATGACCCATCGTCCATTGTCTGGCTCTACCACTCGCACGTCGATGCCGTCACAGAGGTTTATGACGGGTTAATTGGAACCGTCGTCGTCACCAAAAAGGGGATGGAACGCTCACCGGAGGACCCGCGTCCGAAAGATATCGATAAATCATTTACAACCCTGTTCCTTATCTTTAACGAGAATGACCGAGAAATTGTCAAAAATAGTCAGACTGAGGCTTATGATTCACCCGAAGAAGCAGAAGAAGGAAATCTCAAGCATGCTATCAACGGTTTCATCTTCGGCAACTTACAAGGTTTGGAAGTTGAACAGGACGACAGGGTCCGTTGGTATCTTATCGGATTAGGCACTGAAGTTGATATGCACACCGCGCACTGGCACGGTCAGACAGTGCTAAACGCCGGGAAACGCACTGACGTTGTAGAGCTACTACCTGGCACGATGGTTACGGTTGACATGACAGCGAAGACACCCGGCAACTGGCTTTATCATTGCCACGTTGCCGACCATATTACAGCAGGCATGAACACACGCTGGCGGGTCGTTCCAAGACGTTGA
- a CDS encoding PIN domain-containing protein, whose translation MQSSQQNRKIYFDTCCFNRPFDVKTQTRVRREAEAVETILEYFDIGYWQWLASSVNADEIDRITEPIKHTQVKTLLSLAHQIVWVGETEIARGEQLEAFGFERLDALHLACAESGNADIFLTTDDSLLKTAKRVESELHIRVEYPDTWLQEETGHEYTKDDR comes from the coding sequence GTGCAAAGTTCTCAACAAAACAGAAAAATCTATTTTGATACGTGCTGTTTTAATCGTCCTTTTGATGTTAAAACACAAACTCGGGTTCGCCGCGAAGCCGAGGCTGTTGAGACAATACTTGAGTATTTTGACATAGGTTACTGGCAATGGCTTGCCAGTAGCGTCAACGCTGATGAAATAGATCGAATCACAGAACCAATCAAACATACTCAAGTCAAAACTTTGCTATCTTTAGCACACCAAATCGTTTGGGTTGGTGAGACAGAAATAGCACGAGGTGAACAACTTGAAGCATTTGGTTTTGAGCGGTTAGATGCCTTACATCTTGCTTGCGCTGAAAGTGGCAATGCAGACATTTTTCTTACAACAGACGACTCGCTACTGAAAACAGCAAAACGCGTTGAGTCAGAGCTTCACATCCGGGTTGAATACCCAGACACATGGCTACAAGAGGAGACAGGACATGAATATACAAAAGATGACCGATGA
- a CDS encoding CotH kinase family protein, whose translation MKQLKSLILIALIIMGWVTYVDAQDTQESPKLSDEQKRFDLNGDGKLSNEEDELMLRVTGLEAFTGDKLSREEIEKMRQSAVPDRGFGGPGGMPGFGGGRRGPQPPEKLVEQFDKDKDGKLTGAEREAALQMRGGSGSSLIPEENLHDGVQNDVQASLASTPEGSPPLYDVQTLRTLYLRFHHEDWSEQMSAFYRTDIEVPAELIVDGKVYSDVGVHFRGTSSYFTVRSDKKSFNIAVDYGEDGQRLYGYKTLNLLNGHVDGSFLREVLYNQISRDYIPAMKTNLVKLVINGENWGVYINLQQYNKDFLAEWFGTKGGIRWKVGPGRGGALTYAGDDPATYQETYQLKTRDVENPWDGLIALSKMLDETTSDAELAANLPSVLNIDQVLWQLAVSNVFMDDDGYIHKGGDYAIYQDVNGRFHLVPHDNNESLRFGRSGRGGPGGGGPGGWSWGTLENGMVSPVAHENNTARPLIHRLLSNPEWRARYLAHVRTVMDEWLDWEVFEPIIKEYQTLIDAEVQQDDKKLYGYQEFAVGVPEDLERFVTQRREHLRNHPELNKPTPQITSVEIGSENSPIANQPVSVKATLDKSVAPNAVLLYYSSNRYVVFEQVPMTKDGNSYVGHIPGFPADTTVYYYVEANAVKTHGTTAFSPVRAEQGAARYRVGVPVAKKTPIVINELMAANTKSLADPQGQHEDWLELHNLTNDVVNLSGMYLTDKMDNPKKWAFPENTTIPAQGYLLVWLDEDGKADVGLHANFKLSRNGETVMLVDTDIRGNQVLDTVTFEKQEKDVALGRWPNGSGELKQIQTTPGKKNALQ comes from the coding sequence ATGAAACAACTTAAATCTCTAATACTTATTGCGCTAATAATTATGGGTTGGGTAACCTATGTGGATGCCCAAGACACTCAGGAATCGCCAAAACTCTCGGATGAACAGAAGCGATTCGACCTCAATGGAGATGGTAAACTGAGCAATGAAGAAGACGAACTCATGCTTCGAGTCACAGGCTTAGAGGCATTCACTGGCGATAAACTCAGTCGTGAAGAGATTGAGAAGATGCGACAAAGTGCCGTCCCGGATAGAGGCTTCGGGGGACCCGGCGGGATGCCGGGCTTTGGTGGTGGACGACGCGGACCCCAACCACCGGAAAAACTGGTTGAGCAGTTTGATAAGGATAAGGACGGGAAACTAACCGGTGCTGAACGAGAAGCAGCACTACAGATGCGTGGTGGTAGTGGTTCGTCTCTAATACCCGAGGAAAATCTACATGATGGTGTTCAAAACGATGTGCAAGCAAGCCTGGCATCTACGCCAGAAGGTTCACCGCCACTCTACGACGTACAGACACTTCGTACCCTCTATCTCCGATTCCATCACGAAGATTGGTCCGAACAGATGAGCGCATTTTATCGCACGGATATTGAAGTGCCAGCAGAATTAATTGTTGATGGAAAAGTTTACTCAGACGTTGGGGTCCACTTTCGAGGCACCTCTTCTTACTTCACGGTTAGATCAGACAAAAAATCCTTTAATATTGCTGTCGATTATGGTGAAGACGGACAACGCCTTTACGGTTACAAAACGCTTAATTTGCTAAACGGGCATGTCGATGGCTCTTTCCTTCGTGAAGTGCTCTACAATCAGATTTCACGAGACTACATCCCTGCGATGAAAACAAACCTTGTGAAATTGGTTATCAACGGCGAAAATTGGGGGGTTTATATCAACCTCCAACAGTACAATAAGGACTTTCTCGCCGAGTGGTTCGGCACAAAAGGCGGCATCCGTTGGAAAGTGGGTCCCGGCAGAGGCGGTGCCTTGACCTATGCCGGAGATGATCCAGCAACGTATCAAGAAACGTATCAGCTCAAAACCAGGGACGTTGAGAACCCTTGGGATGGCCTTATTGCTCTCAGCAAAATGCTTGACGAAACAACCTCAGATGCAGAACTTGCGGCAAATCTTCCGTCCGTACTTAATATAGATCAGGTGCTGTGGCAGCTCGCCGTTTCAAACGTCTTTATGGATGACGATGGTTATATCCATAAAGGTGGCGATTACGCTATCTATCAAGATGTCAACGGCAGGTTCCACCTCGTCCCGCATGATAACAATGAAAGTCTTAGATTTGGTCGATCGGGTCGGGGCGGCCCCGGTGGCGGTGGGCCCGGTGGTTGGTCGTGGGGGACTTTAGAAAATGGAATGGTATCTCCCGTTGCACATGAAAACAACACTGCGCGTCCACTTATTCACCGATTGCTCTCAAATCCAGAGTGGCGCGCACGGTATCTCGCGCACGTCCGAACCGTTATGGATGAATGGCTTGATTGGGAAGTGTTTGAACCGATTATCAAGGAATATCAAACGCTGATTGATGCGGAAGTGCAGCAAGACGATAAGAAACTTTACGGGTACCAAGAGTTCGCGGTCGGTGTTCCAGAGGACCTCGAACGTTTTGTGACGCAAAGACGTGAGCACCTGCGTAATCATCCGGAACTCAACAAGCCAACACCCCAAATTACCTCCGTTGAAATCGGATCTGAAAATTCTCCGATAGCCAATCAACCTGTTTCAGTCAAAGCAACACTTGATAAATCAGTTGCGCCAAATGCAGTTTTGTTGTATTATAGTAGCAATCGGTATGTCGTTTTCGAGCAGGTGCCGATGACAAAGGACGGGAATAGTTATGTTGGACACATTCCCGGTTTTCCCGCGGACACTACAGTCTACTATTACGTTGAGGCGAATGCTGTGAAGACGCATGGTACGACCGCCTTCTCACCGGTGAGAGCAGAACAAGGTGCGGCGCGGTACCGAGTTGGTGTTCCTGTCGCGAAAAAGACACCTATCGTCATTAACGAACTAATGGCAGCCAATACCAAAAGTCTTGCCGACCCGCAAGGACAACACGAAGACTGGCTTGAACTGCACAATCTCACCAACGATGTCGTAAATCTCTCTGGGATGTATTTGACGGATAAAATGGACAACCCTAAAAAATGGGCGTTCCCAGAGAATACGACGATTCCAGCACAAGGCTATCTCCTCGTGTGGTTGGATGAAGATGGCAAAGCCGATGTAGGACTCCATGCGAACTTCAAATTGTCCCGTAACGGTGAAACTGTAATGCTCGTTGATACTGATATACGTGGCAATCAAGTGCTTGATACAGTAACGTTTGAAAAACAGGAGAAGGATGTTGCACTCGGCAGATGGCCGAACGGTAGCGGTGAACTCAAGCAGATCCAAACCACGCCAGGGAAGAAAAACGCGCTTCAATAA
- a CDS encoding iron ABC transporter substrate-binding protein: protein MFNDRSNLFTCSLILLLFTLVGTVHAETLTIYSGRSKSLVEPIIKQFEEKSGIQVEVSYGNTTQLAAALLTEGDKSPAALFWAQDAGALGAVSKKAMFEKLPETILTKVPSGFRDAESFWVATSGRARVLAYAPERVEMKELPQSIFDLTQPMWKGRVGWAPTNASFQAFVTFLRVQVGEERTEKWLRDMKANGAKKYAKNTPIIEALAAGEIDVGLPNHYYLLRFKSKDANFPVAQTFFKASDPGNLVNIAGVGVLKSSKNKEAALKFVEFLLSAKAQQYFTSDVFEYPAIEGVTPHVELLPLSELLQLAPTFNLNDMDDLDGTVKLLRRVEIL, encoded by the coding sequence ATGTTTAACGACCGATCCAATTTGTTCACTTGTTCACTAATTTTGCTCTTATTCACTCTCGTTGGGACAGTCCACGCTGAGACATTGACTATCTATTCCGGACGAAGTAAGAGTCTCGTTGAACCAATCATCAAGCAGTTTGAAGAGAAAAGCGGTATTCAAGTAGAAGTGAGTTACGGCAACACAACACAACTCGCTGCTGCACTCCTAACAGAAGGCGACAAAAGCCCCGCCGCGCTCTTTTGGGCACAGGACGCTGGTGCGCTCGGTGCAGTGAGTAAAAAGGCGATGTTTGAAAAACTCCCCGAAACTATACTCACAAAAGTGCCTTCAGGTTTTCGAGATGCCGAAAGTTTCTGGGTAGCAACAAGTGGTAGAGCGCGTGTCCTGGCTTATGCTCCAGAACGCGTTGAAATGAAAGAACTTCCGCAAAGCATCTTCGATTTAACACAACCGATGTGGAAAGGCAGAGTTGGCTGGGCACCAACGAACGCCTCATTCCAAGCGTTTGTTACCTTCCTACGCGTGCAAGTCGGTGAAGAACGCACAGAGAAATGGCTACGCGACATGAAGGCGAACGGCGCGAAAAAATATGCGAAGAATACACCCATCATAGAGGCGCTCGCTGCAGGCGAAATAGATGTCGGGCTGCCGAATCACTACTATCTTCTTCGCTTCAAAAGCAAAGATGCCAACTTTCCTGTAGCGCAAACCTTCTTTAAGGCAAGTGATCCAGGAAATCTTGTTAATATTGCCGGTGTCGGCGTGTTAAAGAGCAGTAAAAATAAAGAGGCAGCCCTGAAGTTTGTGGAATTCTTGTTATCCGCCAAAGCACAGCAATATTTCACCAGCGATGTCTTTGAATATCCCGCCATTGAGGGTGTAACACCACACGTGGAACTGCTACCCCTTTCCGAACTGCTTCAATTGGCTCCAACATTTAACCTCAACGATATGGACGATCTTGATGGAACAGTTAAGCTGTTGCGGCGCGTTGAGATTTTATAG
- a CDS encoding iron ABC transporter permease: MPKLKSVSVHRYFLIPAVAVGIGGLIPLAYLLVKALSAEGTALGQIVFRWRNAKLFFNTLLLTGGVLGLDILLVTPAAWLTTRVNLRGKRFFTVLCALPLAIPGYVMAYALLALGGNTGIGAQFFGTSIPRLSGYWGALLALSAYTSPYLFLNLRTALLGLDPSLEESARSLGYRYREVFFRVILPQLRPALYASGLLISLHVIGDFGVVSLMRYETFSYALYIEYTLSFEHIYAAWLALMLLGFTACLLYLEAKLLNRVVLHRAGTGVSRQLPQIPLGGWCISAYLYLGVLTFLTVVVPTGAILLWMFRGFDRTALEGLVNSLIGSLSIAIPAGILCAFLAVPFAYVGVRYPSRLSNMLARVAYIVYAIPPLAFALSLIFFVLNTMSFIYKTLPVLIYACTLHFLAEAIGPVRSSLYQASPHLEEAARSLGYSPIQAFFRALLPVLMRGMLTATALVFLATMKELPLTFLLSPAGYETLALNVWSYTTEAMFAEAAPYALAILAFSGIFVGILIRQEAET; this comes from the coding sequence ATGCCAAAACTAAAATCAGTAAGCGTACACCGCTATTTCCTTATTCCCGCAGTCGCTGTAGGCATCGGTGGGCTTATCCCGTTGGCGTATCTGCTCGTCAAAGCACTTTCTGCGGAAGGTACCGCGCTTGGGCAAATTGTTTTCCGCTGGCGAAACGCGAAACTTTTCTTTAACACACTCCTACTGACCGGAGGCGTTCTTGGATTAGACATCCTTTTGGTAACTCCTGCCGCATGGTTAACAACCAGAGTGAACTTGCGCGGAAAACGTTTCTTCACGGTGCTGTGTGCTCTGCCACTCGCGATCCCAGGCTACGTGATGGCTTACGCGCTCTTGGCACTCGGTGGCAACACAGGAATCGGTGCCCAATTCTTCGGCACGAGTATCCCGCGCCTCAGCGGTTACTGGGGGGCACTTCTCGCACTGAGTGCTTATACAAGCCCTTATCTCTTTCTAAACCTGCGCACCGCTCTACTGGGATTAGATCCAAGCCTTGAGGAGTCCGCCCGAAGTCTCGGCTATCGGTACCGCGAGGTTTTCTTTCGCGTCATTCTTCCGCAGCTGCGTCCCGCGCTTTACGCCAGCGGGCTGCTCATCAGTCTACATGTGATCGGCGACTTTGGTGTTGTGTCGCTGATGCGCTACGAGACCTTTAGTTACGCACTCTATATAGAGTATACACTCTCTTTTGAACACATTTACGCGGCGTGGCTTGCGCTGATGCTTCTCGGGTTTACCGCCTGCTTGCTTTACCTTGAGGCAAAATTGCTAAACCGAGTCGTCCTCCATCGCGCAGGGACCGGGGTTTCCCGTCAGTTGCCGCAGATTCCACTCGGTGGGTGGTGTATCTCAGCTTATCTGTACCTCGGTGTGCTCACATTCCTGACTGTAGTGGTCCCAACTGGTGCTATCCTTTTATGGATGTTTAGAGGATTCGATCGTACAGCGTTGGAAGGGCTGGTGAATTCCCTCATCGGTTCGCTGTCGATCGCAATACCTGCAGGGATTTTGTGCGCGTTCCTCGCAGTCCCGTTTGCCTATGTAGGTGTCCGATATCCATCTCGTCTGTCAAACATGTTAGCACGTGTCGCCTATATCGTCTACGCTATACCGCCACTCGCTTTCGCACTGTCGCTCATTTTTTTCGTTTTAAACACGATGTCTTTCATTTACAAAACATTGCCTGTGCTCATTTACGCGTGTACGCTACACTTCCTTGCAGAAGCCATTGGACCGGTGCGGAGTTCACTTTATCAAGCATCCCCACACTTGGAGGAGGCAGCTCGCTCACTTGGGTATTCACCGATACAGGCATTTTTCAGGGCACTTCTTCCAGTTCTCATGCGCGGCATGCTTACCGCCACCGCGCTTGTCTTCCTGGCGACAATGAAGGAGCTGCCGCTTACCTTTCTCTTATCACCGGCTGGATATGAAACGCTCGCGCTTAACGTCTGGAGTTACACGACAGAAGCGATGTTCGCTGAAGCAGCACCTTACGCGCTTGCAATTCTGGCTTTCTCAGGGATATTCGTTGGCATCCTAATTCGTCAGGAAGCAGAAACATAA